The following proteins are co-located in the Melanotaenia boesemani isolate fMelBoe1 chromosome 5, fMelBoe1.pri, whole genome shotgun sequence genome:
- the LOC121639975 gene encoding protein mono-ADP-ribosyltransferase PARP14-like isoform X1, with protein sequence MENPYQYPVFFECTTLNGEQKKKIENYFHICRKSGGGDCGAVTAVDGKVYSIAFKEREAQQRVLQRSEHVLEFASGSLVLAVRCNQAPHSSPHATPTPGQTLGPDSSSQTQQIHASSLTSGGEEYELKLDLFLLRYLKEHPKAERKLEQQLAAVCCSAQLHPEEERVLVRRLALPDAVGDISNWKAQVDKVFDGYLCHYEMDSHKIKALLKTCIGFTDEDEVKVYTDIGMAIVVGARSHVTSMLTDLENLYVKHRRSLLTERQTSVRRLGEGKICLLWEGIEQSLGQKFPELKVTRGDAGQLVLEGSVEDLLKAGEHISDEENLVSERTVSNKSPHFFTFLRKVYGSPGMLGEFLGVGDKVEVELRDTELHFFSLCFDDLDEAERKLEEKFKDVKIYVPNCSVVPPELQEKLKSKEKELNQRECRGKVVFAADNTLCLLGRTEEVEELKETVTQFILDQLNIEGTVILPFPELVQLLPELLQLHLFDFSSVSFHPVPSSTTPMVVLQGPSSKVTEVRNRLGPFLDSLVQEKITIDLPAAVRYFQSHSGRDSLLQVSNSHKSLVQFEEQPHISRNITEVAKYSLQSGIKLLVYKGDITQQYADVLVNAANEDLDHCGGVAAALSKAAGPQMQKESKDIIKQTGKIPVGDVVVTSGGDLKCKKLLHAVGPVGGKVGGREKVLLEKTVLSALNLAEMMEFQSIAMPCISSGVFGVPVTVCAEAIVTAVKEFGSQGGRSLSKIILIDSRQDVVRAMQEACRRLLQGMGGGNGTQSDVGFQMGADGERGAAAATDGVCIEIVQGSIETQKVDALVSPMVGHNPLSTRVGNIFSKAVGPQFTPMFNNEAGGASQPDDTVVVENLPSLQCKAVIFLNQVSWDNDPNGNAVQVLRQGIRKILASCGIRGYSSVAFPVLGTGVVLGFPHSVAARVLMEELESFEQGRTSRSPFLIRIVVHPNDKESSKAFQSAQEALHLKGLTNDSNPAQASFYQKVSLTNDEVTAMLGGVKLQMVHGNIINAGTDVIVNTTDFTNYQSGVSKAIMNAAGPTVLAELAQVGIPSNFMCTTSPGTLGCKEIVHAGFKCDPEIFRKNCKKIVKLCESKGYNSVAFPAINTGAAGMDSVKACKAMLDGMAAALTDLKPNSLTLIRIIIMQQPIFQAFRSELESRFGQQAPRRLSLKEKAKEKLKKLQEKISRAFTPSTPQGQTFMPAKPQPAVFRVISCGPDVTRAIKRDLEDILQKELIERAVDVHQLSLLDDMELEAVRAKISILAISLEHRKHHSSGAGSSSRARGRAKSNARDQSGSGQEVYVLKGLNADVLSVTELIHKAAQTALCKDLLAKEEAMLALTIQWSMKDSNGEWQELSLHDNYRLEEAHIGKQMSVDISTPDGRMLKVNLSTEEATDYLTGITHKVKRSESKTALELPSNWEPMYGEIFKRVELQSNSPEYKNVAKHFLKTAKYNICKIERVQNLYLWHAYSVCLQRILAKNGAAELGEKFLYHGTSAESCHCIERDRFDRGYAGAHAARFGKGVYFAVKANYSARGFSPSDASGLKRMYVARVLTGRYTVGNPAWSAPPPRGSDPTDRFDSLVDDQQPPSMFVIFHDDQAYPEYLITFN encoded by the exons ATGGAAAATCCATACCAATATCCCGTTTTCTTTGAGTGCACCACTTTGAACGgggagcaaaagaaaaagattgaaaattattttcacatttgcCGCAAATCGGGCGGAGGAGATTGCGGCGCGGTGACAGCTGTAGATGGTAAAGTGTACAGTATTGCTTTTAAAGAACGAGAAG CTCAGCAACGAGTCCTGCAAAGATCTGAGCATGTGCTGGAGTTTGCAAGTGGTTCTCTGGTTCTGGCTGTGCGATGCAACCAGGCTCCCCACAGCTCCCCTCATGCTACCCCGACACCGGGTCAGACGCTGGGGCCAGATTCATCGTCG CAGACACAGCAGATCCATGCATCAAGCCTGACATCTGGTGGAGAGGAGTATGAACTAAAGCTTGATTTGTTTCTCCTTCGTTACCTGAAGGAACATCCAAAAGCTGAGAGAAAGTTGGAGCAGCAGCTCGCTGCTGTGTGCTGCTCTGCTCAGCTTCATCCAGAGGAGGAGCGAGTTTTAGTCAGGCGGTTAGCTCTGCCTGACGCTGTAGGTGACATTAGTAACTGGAAAGCTCAGGTGGACAAAGTGTTTGATGGTTACCTCTGCCACTATGAGATGGATTCTCATAAAATCAAAGCTTTGCTAAAGACCTGCATCGGGTTTACAGACGAAGATGAAGTGAAGGTTTACACCGATATTGGGATGGCTATTGTTGTTGGGGCACGTTCTCATGTGACCTCCATGCTGACAGACTTAGAGAACTTGTATGTTAAGCATCGAAGATCACTCCTAACTGAGAGGCAAACCAGTGTTCGTCGACTTGGTGAGGGAAAAATTTGCCTCCTCTGGGAAGGGATTGAACAAAGTTTAGGACAAAAGTTTCCAGAACTGAAGGTCACACGGGGAGATGCAGGCCAGCTGGTTTTGGAAGGTTCTGTTGAGGACCTACTCAAGGCTGGTGAACATATTTCTGATGAGGAGAATTTGGTGTCCGAGAGGACTGTTTCTAACAAGAGCCCACATTTTTTTACCTTCTTGAGGAAGGTTTATGGAAGTCCAGGGATGCTTGGTGAGTTTTTAGGAGTTGGTGACAAGGTGGAAGTAGAACTGCGAGACACAGAATTGCATTTCTTCTCTCTATGTTTTGATGACCTGGATGAAGCAGAGAGAAAGTTAGAAGAAAAATTCAAGGATGTCAAAATCTACGTTCCGAACTGCTCGGTTGTGCCACCAGAGCTTCAGGAAAAGCTCAAGTCCAAGGAAAAAGAGCTGAACCAAAGGGAGTGCAGGGGTAAGGTTGTGTTTGCTGCAGACAACACCCTGTGTTTGCTGGGACGTACTGAAGAAGTTGAGGAGCTAAAGGAAACTGTCACACAGTTTATTTTGGATCAGTTGAACATAGAAGGAACAGTCATTCTGCCTTTCCCAGAGTTGGTTCAGCTCCTACCAGAATTACTGCAGCTTCATTTGTTTGACTTTTCCAGTGTTAGCTTTCATCCCGTACCATCTTCCACCACGCCCATGGTGGTGCTCCAAGGTCCCTCCAGCAAAGTGACTGAGGTCAGGAATAGGCTGGGTCCATTTCTGGACTCCCTTGTGCAGGAAAAAATTACCATTGACCTGCCGGCAGCAGTAAGATATTTTCAAAGCCACTCTGGAAGAGATAGTCTCCTGCAGGTTTCTAATTCTCATAAGTCTCTGGTCCAGTTTGAAGAACAACCTCATATTAGTAGGAATATTACGGAAGTTGCTAAGTATAGCCTTCAGAGCGGCATTAAGCTGCTGGTGTATAAGGGTGACATCACTCAACAATACGCTGATGTCCTGGTGAACGCTGCCAATGAAGACCTGGACCACTGCGGTGGTGTTGCTGCTGCACTGAGTAAAGCTGCTGGCCCTCAGATGCAGAAGGAGAGCAAAGATATTATCAAACAGACTGGAAAAATCCCAGTAGGTGACGTGGTGGTGACCTCAGGTGGGGACCTAAAATGCAAAAAGCTGCTGCATGCTGTTGGACCTGTAGGTGGAAAAGTAGGTGGCAGAGAGAAGGTCTTGCTAGAAAAAACTGTCCTGTCTGCTCTGAATTTAGCAGAAATGATGGAGTTTCAGTCCATCGCCATGCCGTGTATCAGCTCAGGCGTGTTTGGTGTTCCTGTCACCGTGTGTGCGGAGGCTATTGTAACTGCTGTCAAAGAGTTTGGTAGTCAGGGTGGGCGCAGTCTGAGCAAAATCATACTTATAGATAGCAGACAAGACGTGGTGAGGGCAATGCAGGAAGCGTGCAGAAGGTTACTTCAAGGGATGGGTGGTGGAAACGGCACACAGAGTGATGTGGGGTTCCAGATGGGTGCTGATGGAGAaagaggagctgctgctgctacagaTGGTGTCTGCATTGAGATTGTTCAAGGATCAATTGAGACCCAGAAG GTGGATGCCCTTGTATCGCCTATGGTTGGCCACAATCCCCTCTCCACCCGCGTCGGAAATATTTTCTCCAAAGCCGTCGGACCTCAGTTTACCCCAATGTTTAATAACGAGGCAGGAGGAGCATCGCAGCCTGATGACACAGTCGTTGTGGAGAACCTGCCCAGTCTTCAATGTAAAGCAGTTATCTTCCTCAACCAAGTCAGCTGGGATAATGACCCAAATGGAAATGCAGTCCAg GTGCTGAGGCAGGGAATCAGAAAAATTCTGGCTTCCTGTGGAATCAGAGGCTATAGTTCAGTAGCATTTCCAGTTCTTGGGACCGGTGTTGTCCTGGGGTTTCCTCACAGCGTTGCAGCCAGGGTTCTTATGGAGGAACTTGAATCATTTGAGCAGGGCCGAACCAGCAGATCCCCTTTCCTCATCCGGATTGTTGTTCATCCCAACGACAAAGAATCTAGCAAG GCCTTCCAGTCTGCCCAGGAAGCTTTGCATCTCAAAGGATTGACAAATGATTCTAATCCAGCTCAAG CTTCGTTTTACCAGAAAGTCTCCCTAACTAATGATGAGGTCACagccatgctgggtggagtcaAGCTCCAGATGGTCCATGGTAACATCATAAATGCAGGCACTGATGTCATCGTCAACACAACGGACTTCACCAACTATCAGTCTG GAGTCTCCAAAGCTATTATGAATGCAGCAGGGCCCACTGTCCTTGCTGAGTTAGCACAAG TGGGAATTCCATCCAACTTCATGTGCACCACAAGTCCAGGGACACTCGGCTGCAAAGAAATCGTTCATGCTGGCTTCAAATGTGATCCTGAGATTTTCcgaaaaaactgcaaaaagatCGTGAAGCTTTGTGAAAGTAAAGGCTACAACTCAGTGGCCTTCCCAGCCATCAATACCg GAGCAGCTGGTATGGACTCTGTGAAGGCTTGTAAAGCCATGTTGGATGGCATGGCCGCAGCTCTCACAGACTTGAAGCCTAATTCTCTGACACTTATCCGAATCATCATTATGCAACAACCGATCTTCCAGGCTTTCAG ATCAGAGCTGGAGAGTCGATTTGGACAACAAGCTCCACGCCGCCTCAGTCTGAAAg aAAAGGCTAAAGAAAAGCTCAAGAAGTTACAAGAAAAGATATCAAGAGCCTTCACGCCCTCAACACCACAAGGCCAAACCTTCATGCCTGCAAAGCCCCAGCCTGCAGTGTTCCGCGTAATCAGCTGTGGTCCAGACGTCACCAGAGCCATCAAAAGAGATTTGGAGGACATCTTGCAGAAGGAGCTGATAGAGAGGGCGGTGGATGTGCATCAACTCTCTCTGCTGGATGACATGGAGTTGGAAGCAGTGCGGGCTAAAATCAGCATCTTAGCAATCAGCCTGGAGCACAGGAAACATCACAGCTCTGGGGcagggagcagcagcagagctagaGGCAGAGCCAAATCTAATGCACGAGATCAGTCGGGGTCAGGACAGGAGGTCTATGTGCTGAAAGGCCTGAATGCAGATGTTTTGAGTGTCACTGAACTCATACACAAAGCAGCCCAAACAGCACTTTGTAAAGACCTCCTGGCTAAGGAAGAGGCCATGCTGGCTCTTACCATCCAGTGGTCGATGAAGGATAGCAATGGAGAATGGCAGGAGCTGAGCCTGCATGACAACTACAGGCTGGAGGAGGCTCACATAGGGAAGCAGATGTCTGTCGATATATCAACACCAGACGGCAGGATGCTGAAAGTAAACCTGAGCACAGAGGAAGCCACAGATTATCTGACAGGTATCACACATAAAGTCAAAAGGAGTGAATCAAAAACAG ctttGGAGTTGCCTTCAAACTGGGAACCGATGTATGGAGAAATCTTTAAGAGGGTAGAGTTACAGAGTAACTCCCCTGAGTACAAGAATGTAGCCAAGCATTTCCTCAAAACAGCTAAATACAACATTTGCAAA ATTGAACGTGTGCAAAACCTCTACCTGTGGCATGCCTACAGTGTATGCTTGCAGCGTATACTTGCTAAGAACGGTGCAGCAGAACTCGGAGAAAAGTTTCTCTACCACGGCACATCAGCAGAGTCATGCCACTGCATTGAACGAGACAGATTTGACAGGGGTTATGCAGGCGCACATG CTGCTCGTTTTGGAAAGGGGGTTTACTTCGCGGTCAAAGCAAATTATTCTGCTCGTGGATTTTCCCCGTCGGATGCATCTGGCCTGAAGCGGATGTACGTTGCTCGTGTCCTGACTGGCCGTTACACAGTTGGGAATCCCGCCTGGTCAGCCCCTCCTCCTCGAGGCTCCGACCCCACTGACCGCTTTGACAGCTTAGTGGACGACCAGCAGCCACCCTCCATGTTTGTGATTTTCCACGATGACCAGGCCTACCCAGAATACCTCATCACCTTCAACTGA
- the LOC121639975 gene encoding protein mono-ADP-ribosyltransferase PARP14-like isoform X2, producing MENPYQYPVFFECTTLNGEQKKKIENYFHICRKSGGGDCGAVTAVDGKVYSIAFKEREAQQRVLQRSEHVLEFASGSLVLAVRCNQAPHSSPHATPTPGQTLGPDSSSTQQIHASSLTSGGEEYELKLDLFLLRYLKEHPKAERKLEQQLAAVCCSAQLHPEEERVLVRRLALPDAVGDISNWKAQVDKVFDGYLCHYEMDSHKIKALLKTCIGFTDEDEVKVYTDIGMAIVVGARSHVTSMLTDLENLYVKHRRSLLTERQTSVRRLGEGKICLLWEGIEQSLGQKFPELKVTRGDAGQLVLEGSVEDLLKAGEHISDEENLVSERTVSNKSPHFFTFLRKVYGSPGMLGEFLGVGDKVEVELRDTELHFFSLCFDDLDEAERKLEEKFKDVKIYVPNCSVVPPELQEKLKSKEKELNQRECRGKVVFAADNTLCLLGRTEEVEELKETVTQFILDQLNIEGTVILPFPELVQLLPELLQLHLFDFSSVSFHPVPSSTTPMVVLQGPSSKVTEVRNRLGPFLDSLVQEKITIDLPAAVRYFQSHSGRDSLLQVSNSHKSLVQFEEQPHISRNITEVAKYSLQSGIKLLVYKGDITQQYADVLVNAANEDLDHCGGVAAALSKAAGPQMQKESKDIIKQTGKIPVGDVVVTSGGDLKCKKLLHAVGPVGGKVGGREKVLLEKTVLSALNLAEMMEFQSIAMPCISSGVFGVPVTVCAEAIVTAVKEFGSQGGRSLSKIILIDSRQDVVRAMQEACRRLLQGMGGGNGTQSDVGFQMGADGERGAAAATDGVCIEIVQGSIETQKVDALVSPMVGHNPLSTRVGNIFSKAVGPQFTPMFNNEAGGASQPDDTVVVENLPSLQCKAVIFLNQVSWDNDPNGNAVQVLRQGIRKILASCGIRGYSSVAFPVLGTGVVLGFPHSVAARVLMEELESFEQGRTSRSPFLIRIVVHPNDKESSKAFQSAQEALHLKGLTNDSNPAQASFYQKVSLTNDEVTAMLGGVKLQMVHGNIINAGTDVIVNTTDFTNYQSGVSKAIMNAAGPTVLAELAQVGIPSNFMCTTSPGTLGCKEIVHAGFKCDPEIFRKNCKKIVKLCESKGYNSVAFPAINTGAAGMDSVKACKAMLDGMAAALTDLKPNSLTLIRIIIMQQPIFQAFRSELESRFGQQAPRRLSLKEKAKEKLKKLQEKISRAFTPSTPQGQTFMPAKPQPAVFRVISCGPDVTRAIKRDLEDILQKELIERAVDVHQLSLLDDMELEAVRAKISILAISLEHRKHHSSGAGSSSRARGRAKSNARDQSGSGQEVYVLKGLNADVLSVTELIHKAAQTALCKDLLAKEEAMLALTIQWSMKDSNGEWQELSLHDNYRLEEAHIGKQMSVDISTPDGRMLKVNLSTEEATDYLTGITHKVKRSESKTALELPSNWEPMYGEIFKRVELQSNSPEYKNVAKHFLKTAKYNICKIERVQNLYLWHAYSVCLQRILAKNGAAELGEKFLYHGTSAESCHCIERDRFDRGYAGAHAARFGKGVYFAVKANYSARGFSPSDASGLKRMYVARVLTGRYTVGNPAWSAPPPRGSDPTDRFDSLVDDQQPPSMFVIFHDDQAYPEYLITFN from the exons ATGGAAAATCCATACCAATATCCCGTTTTCTTTGAGTGCACCACTTTGAACGgggagcaaaagaaaaagattgaaaattattttcacatttgcCGCAAATCGGGCGGAGGAGATTGCGGCGCGGTGACAGCTGTAGATGGTAAAGTGTACAGTATTGCTTTTAAAGAACGAGAAG CTCAGCAACGAGTCCTGCAAAGATCTGAGCATGTGCTGGAGTTTGCAAGTGGTTCTCTGGTTCTGGCTGTGCGATGCAACCAGGCTCCCCACAGCTCCCCTCATGCTACCCCGACACCGGGTCAGACGCTGGGGCCAGATTCATCGTCG ACACAGCAGATCCATGCATCAAGCCTGACATCTGGTGGAGAGGAGTATGAACTAAAGCTTGATTTGTTTCTCCTTCGTTACCTGAAGGAACATCCAAAAGCTGAGAGAAAGTTGGAGCAGCAGCTCGCTGCTGTGTGCTGCTCTGCTCAGCTTCATCCAGAGGAGGAGCGAGTTTTAGTCAGGCGGTTAGCTCTGCCTGACGCTGTAGGTGACATTAGTAACTGGAAAGCTCAGGTGGACAAAGTGTTTGATGGTTACCTCTGCCACTATGAGATGGATTCTCATAAAATCAAAGCTTTGCTAAAGACCTGCATCGGGTTTACAGACGAAGATGAAGTGAAGGTTTACACCGATATTGGGATGGCTATTGTTGTTGGGGCACGTTCTCATGTGACCTCCATGCTGACAGACTTAGAGAACTTGTATGTTAAGCATCGAAGATCACTCCTAACTGAGAGGCAAACCAGTGTTCGTCGACTTGGTGAGGGAAAAATTTGCCTCCTCTGGGAAGGGATTGAACAAAGTTTAGGACAAAAGTTTCCAGAACTGAAGGTCACACGGGGAGATGCAGGCCAGCTGGTTTTGGAAGGTTCTGTTGAGGACCTACTCAAGGCTGGTGAACATATTTCTGATGAGGAGAATTTGGTGTCCGAGAGGACTGTTTCTAACAAGAGCCCACATTTTTTTACCTTCTTGAGGAAGGTTTATGGAAGTCCAGGGATGCTTGGTGAGTTTTTAGGAGTTGGTGACAAGGTGGAAGTAGAACTGCGAGACACAGAATTGCATTTCTTCTCTCTATGTTTTGATGACCTGGATGAAGCAGAGAGAAAGTTAGAAGAAAAATTCAAGGATGTCAAAATCTACGTTCCGAACTGCTCGGTTGTGCCACCAGAGCTTCAGGAAAAGCTCAAGTCCAAGGAAAAAGAGCTGAACCAAAGGGAGTGCAGGGGTAAGGTTGTGTTTGCTGCAGACAACACCCTGTGTTTGCTGGGACGTACTGAAGAAGTTGAGGAGCTAAAGGAAACTGTCACACAGTTTATTTTGGATCAGTTGAACATAGAAGGAACAGTCATTCTGCCTTTCCCAGAGTTGGTTCAGCTCCTACCAGAATTACTGCAGCTTCATTTGTTTGACTTTTCCAGTGTTAGCTTTCATCCCGTACCATCTTCCACCACGCCCATGGTGGTGCTCCAAGGTCCCTCCAGCAAAGTGACTGAGGTCAGGAATAGGCTGGGTCCATTTCTGGACTCCCTTGTGCAGGAAAAAATTACCATTGACCTGCCGGCAGCAGTAAGATATTTTCAAAGCCACTCTGGAAGAGATAGTCTCCTGCAGGTTTCTAATTCTCATAAGTCTCTGGTCCAGTTTGAAGAACAACCTCATATTAGTAGGAATATTACGGAAGTTGCTAAGTATAGCCTTCAGAGCGGCATTAAGCTGCTGGTGTATAAGGGTGACATCACTCAACAATACGCTGATGTCCTGGTGAACGCTGCCAATGAAGACCTGGACCACTGCGGTGGTGTTGCTGCTGCACTGAGTAAAGCTGCTGGCCCTCAGATGCAGAAGGAGAGCAAAGATATTATCAAACAGACTGGAAAAATCCCAGTAGGTGACGTGGTGGTGACCTCAGGTGGGGACCTAAAATGCAAAAAGCTGCTGCATGCTGTTGGACCTGTAGGTGGAAAAGTAGGTGGCAGAGAGAAGGTCTTGCTAGAAAAAACTGTCCTGTCTGCTCTGAATTTAGCAGAAATGATGGAGTTTCAGTCCATCGCCATGCCGTGTATCAGCTCAGGCGTGTTTGGTGTTCCTGTCACCGTGTGTGCGGAGGCTATTGTAACTGCTGTCAAAGAGTTTGGTAGTCAGGGTGGGCGCAGTCTGAGCAAAATCATACTTATAGATAGCAGACAAGACGTGGTGAGGGCAATGCAGGAAGCGTGCAGAAGGTTACTTCAAGGGATGGGTGGTGGAAACGGCACACAGAGTGATGTGGGGTTCCAGATGGGTGCTGATGGAGAaagaggagctgctgctgctacagaTGGTGTCTGCATTGAGATTGTTCAAGGATCAATTGAGACCCAGAAG GTGGATGCCCTTGTATCGCCTATGGTTGGCCACAATCCCCTCTCCACCCGCGTCGGAAATATTTTCTCCAAAGCCGTCGGACCTCAGTTTACCCCAATGTTTAATAACGAGGCAGGAGGAGCATCGCAGCCTGATGACACAGTCGTTGTGGAGAACCTGCCCAGTCTTCAATGTAAAGCAGTTATCTTCCTCAACCAAGTCAGCTGGGATAATGACCCAAATGGAAATGCAGTCCAg GTGCTGAGGCAGGGAATCAGAAAAATTCTGGCTTCCTGTGGAATCAGAGGCTATAGTTCAGTAGCATTTCCAGTTCTTGGGACCGGTGTTGTCCTGGGGTTTCCTCACAGCGTTGCAGCCAGGGTTCTTATGGAGGAACTTGAATCATTTGAGCAGGGCCGAACCAGCAGATCCCCTTTCCTCATCCGGATTGTTGTTCATCCCAACGACAAAGAATCTAGCAAG GCCTTCCAGTCTGCCCAGGAAGCTTTGCATCTCAAAGGATTGACAAATGATTCTAATCCAGCTCAAG CTTCGTTTTACCAGAAAGTCTCCCTAACTAATGATGAGGTCACagccatgctgggtggagtcaAGCTCCAGATGGTCCATGGTAACATCATAAATGCAGGCACTGATGTCATCGTCAACACAACGGACTTCACCAACTATCAGTCTG GAGTCTCCAAAGCTATTATGAATGCAGCAGGGCCCACTGTCCTTGCTGAGTTAGCACAAG TGGGAATTCCATCCAACTTCATGTGCACCACAAGTCCAGGGACACTCGGCTGCAAAGAAATCGTTCATGCTGGCTTCAAATGTGATCCTGAGATTTTCcgaaaaaactgcaaaaagatCGTGAAGCTTTGTGAAAGTAAAGGCTACAACTCAGTGGCCTTCCCAGCCATCAATACCg GAGCAGCTGGTATGGACTCTGTGAAGGCTTGTAAAGCCATGTTGGATGGCATGGCCGCAGCTCTCACAGACTTGAAGCCTAATTCTCTGACACTTATCCGAATCATCATTATGCAACAACCGATCTTCCAGGCTTTCAG ATCAGAGCTGGAGAGTCGATTTGGACAACAAGCTCCACGCCGCCTCAGTCTGAAAg aAAAGGCTAAAGAAAAGCTCAAGAAGTTACAAGAAAAGATATCAAGAGCCTTCACGCCCTCAACACCACAAGGCCAAACCTTCATGCCTGCAAAGCCCCAGCCTGCAGTGTTCCGCGTAATCAGCTGTGGTCCAGACGTCACCAGAGCCATCAAAAGAGATTTGGAGGACATCTTGCAGAAGGAGCTGATAGAGAGGGCGGTGGATGTGCATCAACTCTCTCTGCTGGATGACATGGAGTTGGAAGCAGTGCGGGCTAAAATCAGCATCTTAGCAATCAGCCTGGAGCACAGGAAACATCACAGCTCTGGGGcagggagcagcagcagagctagaGGCAGAGCCAAATCTAATGCACGAGATCAGTCGGGGTCAGGACAGGAGGTCTATGTGCTGAAAGGCCTGAATGCAGATGTTTTGAGTGTCACTGAACTCATACACAAAGCAGCCCAAACAGCACTTTGTAAAGACCTCCTGGCTAAGGAAGAGGCCATGCTGGCTCTTACCATCCAGTGGTCGATGAAGGATAGCAATGGAGAATGGCAGGAGCTGAGCCTGCATGACAACTACAGGCTGGAGGAGGCTCACATAGGGAAGCAGATGTCTGTCGATATATCAACACCAGACGGCAGGATGCTGAAAGTAAACCTGAGCACAGAGGAAGCCACAGATTATCTGACAGGTATCACACATAAAGTCAAAAGGAGTGAATCAAAAACAG ctttGGAGTTGCCTTCAAACTGGGAACCGATGTATGGAGAAATCTTTAAGAGGGTAGAGTTACAGAGTAACTCCCCTGAGTACAAGAATGTAGCCAAGCATTTCCTCAAAACAGCTAAATACAACATTTGCAAA ATTGAACGTGTGCAAAACCTCTACCTGTGGCATGCCTACAGTGTATGCTTGCAGCGTATACTTGCTAAGAACGGTGCAGCAGAACTCGGAGAAAAGTTTCTCTACCACGGCACATCAGCAGAGTCATGCCACTGCATTGAACGAGACAGATTTGACAGGGGTTATGCAGGCGCACATG CTGCTCGTTTTGGAAAGGGGGTTTACTTCGCGGTCAAAGCAAATTATTCTGCTCGTGGATTTTCCCCGTCGGATGCATCTGGCCTGAAGCGGATGTACGTTGCTCGTGTCCTGACTGGCCGTTACACAGTTGGGAATCCCGCCTGGTCAGCCCCTCCTCCTCGAGGCTCCGACCCCACTGACCGCTTTGACAGCTTAGTGGACGACCAGCAGCCACCCTCCATGTTTGTGATTTTCCACGATGACCAGGCCTACCCAGAATACCTCATCACCTTCAACTGA
- the LOC121639293 gene encoding complement C1q tumor necrosis factor-related protein 3-like, with product MFMCLLAGQSGCQAGGEGNPTQVTDLSHEDHADTRVELPEQERQTPTNMTSNLTPIQPACEPNIYMVLKMLGALEEKQKATERALEKTNGKLEASEKQVAALSSELTDIRNLYEGKLRVAFSAALLPDINAVSVNTPLVYSNVLFDSGGHYSPVTGHFTAPVRGVYYFSFTSFVWSGKPATGGSLFHNGNQIVSWYGNSQTHSMSASNSAILLLQTGDVVSVRLWSGYNINDNGNKYCTFSGFLLFHM from the exons ATGTTTATGTGTCTGCTTGCTGGGCAGTCCGGGTGCCAGGCTGGAGGTGAGGGAAATCCAACCCAGGTCACTGATCTCTCACATGAAGACCACGCAGATACCAGGGTAGAGCTTCCTGAGCAAGAACGACAAACACCAACCAATATGACATCAAACTTAACACCTATTCAACCAGCATGTGAACCCAACATCTACATGGTGCTGAAGATGCTCGGGGCTCttgaagagaaacaaaaagccACTGAGAGAGCCCTTGAGAAAACAAACGGAAAGTTGGAGGCCAGCGAGAAGCAGGTGGCTGCTCTCAGCAGTGAACTGACTGATATCAGGAACCTGTATGAAG GAAAACTTCGGGTGGCATTTTCTGCTGCACTTCTTCCAGACATCAATGCTGTAAGTGTTAATACGCCTCTGGTTTACAGCAACGTTCTGTTCGACAGCGGAGGCCATTACAGCCCAGTAACAG GTCATTTCACAGCACCAGTGCGAGGAGTTTATTATTTCTCCTTTACTTCCTTTGTGTGGTCTGGAAAACCAGCCACAGGCGGAAGCCTGTTCCACAACGGAAACCAGATTGTGTCATGGTATGGCAACAGTCAAACTCACTCCATGTCGGCATCTAACAGCGCCATCttgctgctacaaactggtgaCGTGGTTAGTGTTCGTCTTTGGTCTGGGTACAATATAAATGATAATGGTAACAAGTATTGCACATTCAGTGGATTTTTGCTCTTTCATATGTGA